The Lysobacter sp. genome includes a window with the following:
- a CDS encoding DUF4381 domain-containing protein produces the protein MRVQNLPLGASKPPASDPLPLQDVHLPPAPDWWPPAPGWWIVVAALATIAIGVWLWRRRVRRRRVVIERLFDDTLEGVDNASARIATMSELLRRAARRQDPQADRLSGDAWLRFLDAGQRIPVFSAGAGRTLLEGGFRRDVGTQEFEALRGIVRMRFVELMTHGPARRWPWSSRRRT, from the coding sequence ATGCGCGTGCAAAACCTGCCGCTCGGTGCGTCGAAGCCACCGGCGTCCGATCCGCTGCCGCTGCAGGATGTGCATCTGCCGCCCGCGCCCGATTGGTGGCCGCCCGCGCCGGGCTGGTGGATCGTGGTGGCGGCGCTGGCAACGATCGCGATCGGCGTTTGGCTCTGGCGTCGTCGCGTGCGTCGTCGTCGCGTCGTGATCGAAAGGCTGTTCGACGACACGCTGGAAGGTGTCGATAACGCATCGGCGCGGATCGCCACGATGTCGGAATTGCTGCGTCGCGCCGCGCGCCGCCAGGATCCGCAGGCGGATCGCCTCAGCGGCGATGCGTGGCTGCGGTTTCTCGACGCCGGCCAGCGGATCCCGGTGTTCTCCGCCGGTGCCGGACGCACGCTGCTCGAAGGCGGCTTCCGGCGCGATGTCGGTACGCAGGAATTCGAAGCCCTGCGCGGGATCGTGCGGATGCGTTTCGTCGAATTGATGACGCACGGGCCGGCCCGACGCTGGCCGTGGTCGTCGCGGCGGCGGACATGA
- a CDS encoding VWA domain-containing protein, translating into MSVDLAAADLLSVASTDFRFLRPLWLLGLLAIPLLLWWLRRLRQRRDVWRDVVDAHLLSHLLQGRQTARGGWRNIAPVLAWTLAILALAGPSWRELPQPLWQDRNPLVIALDLSYATLTADVQPTRLLQARAKIAHILRTRGGGQIALVAFADDAYTVSPLTDDADNIALFLDALTPDVMPRDGSRTDRAIEESMRLLTRTGFKRGDILLITDHAGGAAGSAAIDARKAGYRVSVLGLGTPAGGAYRQAKGGVGSARLEEDALRRIASVGGGSYATVAPGDEDLRALGVLQADRIDAAAAQGKRGTAPLDEGFWLLPALLMLALLAFRRGVLAVALLALYLPWQPAFAADGSLWQREDQRQYAQMRRGVEAYRSGDYAAAETALRDLPGAEAAYNRGNTLAKQGRYDEAIAEYDRALTLQPSMRDAVENRQRVEAARKRKPPQDPKQKPPQKPKDKPKDPAQDKPQDKPQDPPKDKPQDQQQDQPQNQPQDKPQDKPQENPQDKPQDSPKNGQQNPAPGKQGQPQPPQNASQNPQPAKPQPQKPDPADRKAQEQAQREADAAQRERMRQAKPPEKKGPGDAPKKPPQTLPGTSTGGPVPAKESAQARERRIANQVALQRVPDDPGGLLRAKFKLEQQRRRRGGDR; encoded by the coding sequence ATGAGCGTCGATCTTGCGGCGGCGGATCTGCTGAGCGTGGCGTCCACCGATTTCAGGTTCCTGCGTCCGCTGTGGTTGCTCGGGCTGCTGGCGATCCCTCTGCTGCTGTGGTGGCTGCGTCGCCTGCGCCAGCGCCGCGACGTCTGGCGCGACGTGGTCGATGCGCATCTGCTGTCGCATCTGTTGCAGGGCCGGCAGACGGCGCGGGGCGGCTGGCGCAACATCGCGCCGGTGCTGGCGTGGACGCTGGCGATCCTGGCGTTGGCCGGGCCGAGCTGGCGCGAATTGCCGCAGCCGCTGTGGCAGGACCGCAATCCGCTGGTGATCGCGCTGGATCTGTCCTACGCGACGCTGACCGCCGACGTGCAGCCGACGCGCCTGCTGCAGGCGCGCGCCAAGATCGCGCATATCCTGCGCACGCGCGGCGGTGGACAGATCGCGCTGGTGGCTTTCGCCGACGACGCCTACACCGTATCGCCGCTGACCGACGATGCCGACAACATCGCGCTGTTCCTCGACGCGCTGACGCCCGATGTGATGCCGCGCGACGGCAGCCGCACCGACCGCGCGATCGAGGAATCCATGCGTCTGCTGACCCGCACCGGCTTCAAGCGCGGCGATATCCTGCTGATCACCGACCATGCCGGCGGTGCTGCGGGGTCTGCGGCGATCGATGCGCGGAAAGCCGGGTATCGCGTTTCGGTGCTGGGGCTCGGTACGCCGGCCGGCGGTGCGTACCGGCAAGCGAAAGGCGGCGTCGGCAGCGCGCGATTGGAAGAGGATGCGTTGCGCAGGATCGCCAGTGTGGGTGGCGGCAGCTATGCGACGGTGGCGCCCGGCGACGAAGACCTGCGCGCACTCGGCGTGCTGCAGGCCGATCGCATCGATGCCGCAGCCGCGCAGGGCAAGCGCGGAACCGCGCCGCTGGATGAAGGGTTCTGGCTCTTGCCTGCGCTGTTGATGCTCGCGCTGCTGGCGTTCCGTCGCGGGGTGCTCGCGGTTGCGCTGCTGGCGCTGTATCTGCCGTGGCAACCGGCGTTCGCCGCCGACGGCAGCCTGTGGCAGCGCGAGGATCAGCGGCAGTACGCGCAGATGCGGCGCGGCGTCGAGGCGTACCGCAGCGGCGACTATGCCGCCGCCGAAACGGCGCTGCGCGATCTGCCTGGCGCCGAGGCGGCCTACAACCGCGGCAATACCCTGGCGAAGCAGGGGCGTTACGACGAAGCCATCGCCGAATACGATCGCGCGCTGACGCTGCAGCCGTCGATGCGCGATGCGGTCGAGAATCGGCAACGGGTCGAGGCCGCGCGCAAACGCAAGCCGCCGCAGGACCCCAAGCAGAAGCCACCGCAAAAGCCGAAAGACAAGCCGAAGGATCCCGCGCAGGACAAACCGCAGGACAAGCCGCAGGATCCGCCCAAGGACAAGCCGCAGGATCAACAGCAAGACCAGCCGCAGAACCAACCGCAGGACAAACCGCAAGACAAACCCCAGGAAAATCCGCAGGACAAGCCTCAGGATTCGCCTAAGAACGGACAACAGAACCCCGCGCCGGGCAAGCAGGGTCAGCCGCAGCCTCCGCAGAACGCTTCGCAGAATCCGCAACCGGCAAAACCGCAGCCGCAGAAGCCCGACCCGGCCGATCGCAAGGCGCAGGAACAGGCGCAGCGCGAGGCCGATGCCGCGCAGCGCGAGCGCATGCGGCAGGCGAAGCCGCCCGAGAAGAAGGGTCCGGGCGATGCGCCGAAGAAGCCGCCACAAACCTTGCCCGGGACTTCGACGGGCGGTCCGGTGCCGGCGAAGGAAAGCGCGCAGGCTCGCGAACGCCGGATCGCCAATCAAGTGGCGCTGCAGCGCGTTCCGGACGATCCGGGCGGACTGTTGCGGGCCAAGTTCAAGCTCGAACAGCAGCGCCGGCGTCGCGGAGGCGATCGATGA
- a CDS encoding VWA domain-containing protein, with amino-acid sequence MIDAVLESLRSNFAWPLWLAALPLPWLVRRFWPTASTTAPALRVPYGDRIGAIGGQIGRARSRGLGVLPWLAWALLCVAVARPQQLGDLVQPPQAARDLMLAVDLSGSMDERDMELGGRVVTRTTAAKAVIADFLERRSGDRVGLIVFGRRAYALTPLTRDLHTVREQLDGTVTGLAGNETAIGDAIGLATKRLQSQPAEQRVLILLTDGLNTAGALDPQKAAEMAHDDGVRIHTIAFGGYGAGLSVFGIPIRRASSDQITDEDGLKRISALTGGRSFVARDVDQLAGIYSEIDRLEPVKRPGQRLRPRIERYPWPLGLALLCTLLVLWQRRETLR; translated from the coding sequence ATGATCGACGCCGTGCTCGAATCGCTGCGATCGAACTTCGCCTGGCCGCTGTGGCTGGCCGCGTTGCCGCTGCCGTGGCTGGTGCGCCGCTTCTGGCCGACCGCATCCACCACCGCGCCGGCGCTGCGCGTGCCGTATGGCGACCGCATCGGTGCGATCGGCGGGCAGATCGGTCGCGCGCGATCGCGCGGTTTGGGCGTATTGCCGTGGCTGGCGTGGGCACTGCTGTGCGTGGCGGTGGCCCGTCCGCAACAGCTGGGCGATCTGGTGCAGCCGCCGCAGGCGGCGCGCGATCTGATGCTGGCGGTGGATCTGTCCGGCAGCATGGACGAGCGCGACATGGAGCTCGGCGGCCGGGTCGTCACCCGCACGACCGCCGCCAAGGCGGTGATCGCGGATTTCCTCGAACGCCGCAGCGGCGATCGTGTCGGCCTGATCGTGTTCGGTCGACGCGCTTATGCGCTGACGCCGCTGACCCGCGACCTCCACACCGTGCGCGAACAGCTCGACGGCACCGTCACCGGTCTGGCCGGAAACGAAACCGCGATCGGCGACGCGATCGGCCTGGCGACGAAGCGCCTGCAATCGCAGCCGGCCGAACAGCGCGTTCTCATATTGCTGACCGACGGCCTGAACACCGCCGGTGCGCTCGATCCCCAGAAAGCCGCGGAAATGGCCCACGACGACGGTGTGCGCATCCACACCATCGCCTTCGGCGGTTACGGTGCCGGGTTGTCGGTGTTCGGCATTCCGATCCGACGCGCCAGCAGCGACCAGATCACCGACGAAGACGGGCTCAAGCGTATCTCCGCACTCACCGGCGGCCGTTCCTTCGTCGCCCGCGATGTCGATCAACTTGCGGGCATCTACAGCGAAATCGATCGGCTCGAACCGGTGAAGCGCCCGGGACAGCGCCTGCGCCCACGGATCGAGCGTTACCCGTGGCCGCTCGGCCTTGCGCTGCTGTGCACGCTGCTGGTGCTGTGGCAACGACGGGAGACGCTGCGATGA
- a CDS encoding DUF58 domain-containing protein, whose amino-acid sequence MSEGITPSLDELVALRRAVLGRRPPRRGSHGMSGQAQSPMRGRGMEYAESREYANGDDARHIDWRLTARTGRPHTKLFQAERERLTLIVADTAPTLYFGTRTRFKSVQAARAGAIAAWAAVRDGDRIGALRGSAREAPIVPASGSRGALRVLDALVRWYAKPPEHDAGLAIALDHADRLLRPGSRLVVLADPLSVIALPASRWPMLVQHREVIVLLLTDPLERDPPRTTLPFLIDHSVERIAAAGAAPATRRIELDLAAEAQRQRWQSAFSAPLDEATAILARSGIRTRALSTDAPSESWLDLFAGTRAA is encoded by the coding sequence ATGAGCGAAGGCATCACACCGAGTCTGGATGAGCTCGTCGCGCTGCGGCGTGCGGTGCTTGGCCGGCGCCCGCCGCGCCGCGGAAGTCATGGCATGAGCGGGCAGGCGCAGTCGCCGATGCGCGGTCGTGGGATGGAATACGCCGAATCGCGCGAGTACGCGAACGGCGACGACGCGCGTCATATCGACTGGCGCTTGACCGCGCGCACCGGGCGCCCGCACACCAAATTGTTCCAGGCCGAGCGCGAGCGCTTGACGTTGATCGTCGCCGACACGGCGCCGACGCTGTATTTCGGGACGCGCACGCGATTCAAATCGGTGCAGGCCGCGCGTGCCGGCGCGATCGCGGCGTGGGCGGCGGTGCGCGATGGCGATCGCATCGGCGCGTTGCGCGGCAGCGCGCGCGAAGCGCCGATCGTGCCCGCGTCCGGCAGTCGCGGCGCACTGCGCGTGCTCGATGCGCTGGTACGCTGGTACGCGAAGCCGCCCGAACACGATGCCGGTCTCGCGATTGCGCTGGATCATGCCGATCGCCTGCTGCGTCCGGGTTCGCGGTTGGTGGTGCTGGCCGATCCGCTGAGCGTGATCGCGCTGCCGGCCTCGCGGTGGCCGATGCTGGTGCAGCATCGCGAAGTGATCGTGCTGTTGCTGACCGATCCGCTGGAACGCGATCCGCCGCGCACGACGCTACCGTTTCTGATCGACCACTCCGTCGAGCGCATCGCCGCCGCAGGCGCCGCGCCCGCGACCCGGCGCATCGAGCTGGATCTCGCCGCCGAGGCGCAGCGTCAACGCTGGCAAAGCGCGTTTTCCGCGCCGCTGGATGAAGCCACGGCGATCCTTGCGCGCAGCGGCATCCGTACGCGCGCGCTGTCCACCGACGCGCCGAGCGAAAGCTGGCTCGATCTGTTCGCGGGGACGCGCGCGGCATGA
- a CDS encoding protein BatD: MRRAPAPLIHAFVLFWTLCALVFAVPASAQPPRVWIDRDRIAYDDTVTLTMEVDLQSTAGMPSLVDLTRDFRIVDQRLEQDMALVNGQIALKIRMQLVLAPTREGTIEIPSLWVGRDATAPLRVTVLPPRNPRVVDEPPPVAATEGRPIFIEAKVDTITPYVQQSVGFTLRLYYQSGMLVDGRLDQHQPAGASLQKIGDDLQMTVPVGGRDYDVVERRYLLIPERSGTLTVPGANFIGRGMGLFDGSRHDLNIFGAPLTLQVRPIPATASQPWLPLRGLRMRYVETPQSLQVGKSVPVTVEVVAEGATAAQLPTLMVQAGNDAQVFAEPPQVDDRFQQDRPQATVVRRFSILPTRDGTLRIVAPRIVWWDTQAGIARIASLPDLTLRVAPGAAGTAAGQDTGDTGTTATASDDARGWRDWIPDGHWGWAGLALGLLWLGALVLGWRLWALRTKPAPVVALAPPGSDPQRLMRALARNDLAAIVQALCAAPAPVAADLDAIRARLADPAQRAAVDALQRARWGDGDNTATLAALRKAFASGPRWRTPAARAEPVLLPPLYPER, encoded by the coding sequence ATGCGGCGTGCGCCCGCGCCCCTGATCCATGCGTTCGTGCTGTTCTGGACGCTGTGCGCGCTGGTATTCGCGGTGCCCGCATCGGCGCAGCCGCCCCGCGTATGGATCGATCGCGACCGCATCGCCTACGACGATACCGTCACGTTGACCATGGAGGTCGATCTCCAGTCCACGGCGGGCATGCCCAGCCTGGTCGACCTGACCCGCGATTTCCGCATCGTCGATCAACGACTCGAGCAGGATATGGCGCTGGTCAACGGCCAGATCGCGCTGAAGATCAGGATGCAACTGGTGCTTGCGCCGACCCGCGAAGGCACGATCGAGATTCCTTCGCTGTGGGTCGGCAGGGATGCGACGGCGCCGTTGCGCGTGACCGTGTTGCCGCCGCGCAACCCCCGGGTCGTCGACGAGCCGCCGCCCGTAGCGGCGACCGAAGGCCGGCCGATCTTCATCGAAGCCAAGGTCGATACCATCACGCCGTACGTGCAGCAGTCGGTGGGATTCACCCTGCGCCTGTACTACCAGTCGGGCATGCTGGTCGATGGTCGCCTCGACCAGCATCAGCCCGCGGGCGCGAGCCTGCAGAAGATCGGCGACGATCTGCAGATGACCGTTCCCGTCGGCGGTCGCGATTACGACGTGGTCGAGCGCCGTTATCTGCTCATTCCCGAGCGCAGCGGAACGCTCACCGTCCCCGGGGCGAATTTCATCGGCCGCGGGATGGGGTTGTTCGACGGCAGTCGACATGACCTGAACATTTTCGGCGCCCCGCTCACGCTGCAGGTACGGCCCATTCCCGCGACCGCGTCGCAACCGTGGTTGCCGCTGCGCGGTCTGCGAATGCGGTACGTCGAAACGCCGCAGTCGCTGCAGGTCGGCAAGAGCGTGCCCGTCACCGTGGAAGTGGTCGCGGAGGGGGCCACTGCGGCGCAGCTGCCGACATTGATGGTGCAGGCCGGCAACGACGCCCAGGTGTTCGCGGAACCACCGCAGGTGGATGATCGTTTCCAGCAGGATCGCCCGCAGGCCACGGTCGTCCGCCGTTTCTCGATCCTGCCCACCCGAGACGGCACGCTGCGGATCGTCGCGCCGCGCATCGTGTGGTGGGACACCCAGGCCGGTATCGCCCGCATCGCATCGCTACCCGACCTGACGCTGCGCGTGGCCCCGGGCGCGGCGGGCACCGCTGCAGGGCAGGACACCGGCGACACCGGAACGACCGCGACCGCGAGCGACGACGCGCGCGGTTGGCGCGACTGGATCCCCGACGGACACTGGGGCTGGGCGGGACTGGCGCTGGGGTTGCTGTGGCTCGGCGCGCTGGTCCTGGGTTGGCGGCTTTGGGCGTTGCGCACCAAACCCGCACCGGTCGTTGCGCTTGCGCCGCCCGGGAGCGACCCGCAGCGGTTGATGCGGGCGCTCGCCCGCAACGATCTGGCTGCGATCGTACAGGCGCTGTGCGCTGCGCCCGCGCCGGTCGCAGCCGATCTCGACGCCATCCGCGCGCGGCTGGCCGATCCGGCGCAGCGCGCGGCGGTCGATGCCCTGCAGCGCGCGCGCTGGGGCGATGGCGACAACACCGCCACGCTCGCGGCGCTGCGCAAGGCATTCGCATCCGGGCCGCGCTGGCGCACGCCGGCCGCACGCGCCGAACCGGTCCTGCTGCCGCCGTTGTATCCGGAGCGGTGA
- a CDS encoding type IV pilus secretin PilQ family protein: MKAAMYGLAAGLLSALSVVNAAPPSPPASAPAVAAVPQTPQVGAAVASITSIDFKRGDGGSGKLILHFDKDGATPDMRASDAGVVVDIGNVTVPAHLQRMLNVSDFATPVQQVQASGSGDKVQVVMSAKGAFEPLAYQTGRDYIVELVPRAAAQTRAVGGASAVAGTAQKAATAARPFNGRPVTFNFQDVPVRTVLQLIAEESNLNIVASDTVQGNVTLRLINVPWDQALDIVLQAKALDKRRSGNVVWVAPQAEIAKFEQDKEDARIAIENRVETVTEYIPVSYGNAEDIAKLLTDESKGNQSGGGGAQGGGGGGASSQQSRGFLSARGSLSFDRRTNTLLVIDIPARVAEIRRLVAQLDKPVDQVLIEAKIVIATEDFARELGAKFGINGSRNNVAFGNNTTNTTGTMNSIADANNRYNTAYRDWQIANLDRAAQGQPPLPPPLHPVPSIIKGSNVDLGAAVGSLITSNPASLAFTILNAGYALDIELSAMQEEGRGEVISNPRVVTSNQREAVIKQGREIGYVTTTVSGGLVTQTVNFKDVVLELKVTPTITNDGRVFLNMAVKKDELEEFINTANGSVPLIAKREVNTAVLVEDGNTVVIGGVYEFSDRSQASKVPFLADLPILGNLFKKKGRGKTKAELLIFVTPKVMTVSPRI; encoded by the coding sequence ATGAAGGCCGCCATGTACGGCTTGGCCGCCGGTCTGTTGTCGGCGCTCAGCGTCGTCAACGCGGCTCCGCCAAGCCCGCCCGCGTCCGCACCCGCAGTCGCGGCCGTGCCCCAGACCCCACAGGTCGGTGCCGCAGTCGCTTCCATTACCAGCATCGACTTCAAGCGAGGCGATGGCGGTTCGGGCAAGCTGATCCTGCACTTCGACAAGGATGGCGCGACGCCCGACATGCGCGCCAGCGATGCCGGCGTGGTCGTCGATATCGGCAACGTCACGGTGCCCGCGCACCTGCAGCGGATGTTGAACGTCAGCGACTTCGCCACACCGGTGCAGCAGGTGCAAGCCAGCGGCAGCGGCGACAAGGTGCAGGTGGTGATGAGCGCCAAGGGCGCATTCGAGCCGCTGGCCTACCAGACCGGCCGCGATTACATCGTCGAACTGGTGCCGCGCGCCGCGGCACAGACCCGCGCGGTCGGTGGCGCTTCCGCTGTCGCCGGCACCGCGCAGAAGGCCGCGACTGCGGCTCGCCCGTTCAACGGACGTCCGGTCACCTTCAATTTCCAGGACGTGCCGGTACGCACGGTGCTGCAGCTGATCGCGGAGGAGTCGAACCTCAACATCGTCGCCAGCGACACCGTGCAGGGCAACGTCACGCTGCGCCTGATCAATGTGCCGTGGGACCAGGCATTGGATATCGTGCTGCAGGCGAAAGCCCTCGACAAACGTCGCAGCGGCAATGTCGTGTGGGTCGCTCCGCAGGCTGAAATCGCCAAATTCGAGCAGGACAAGGAAGACGCGCGCATCGCGATCGAGAACCGCGTCGAAACGGTCACCGAATACATCCCGGTGAGCTACGGCAATGCCGAAGACATCGCCAAACTGCTGACCGACGAAAGCAAGGGCAACCAGTCGGGCGGCGGCGGTGCGCAGGGCGGTGGCGGTGGCGGTGCTTCCTCGCAGCAGAGCCGCGGCTTCCTGTCTGCGCGCGGCAGTCTCAGTTTCGACCGCCGCACCAACACCCTGCTGGTGATCGACATCCCGGCGCGCGTCGCCGAGATCCGTCGCCTCGTGGCCCAGCTCGACAAACCGGTCGACCAGGTGCTGATCGAAGCCAAGATCGTGATCGCCACCGAAGACTTCGCCCGTGAACTGGGCGCGAAATTCGGCATCAACGGTTCCAGGAACAATGTTGCGTTCGGCAACAACACGACCAACACCACCGGTACGATGAACTCCATCGCCGATGCCAACAATCGTTACAACACCGCGTATCGCGACTGGCAGATCGCCAACCTTGATCGCGCTGCGCAGGGTCAGCCGCCGCTGCCGCCGCCGCTGCATCCGGTTCCCAGCATCATCAAGGGCAGCAACGTCGACCTCGGCGCTGCGGTCGGCTCGTTGATCACCAGCAATCCTGCGTCGCTGGCCTTCACCATCCTCAACGCCGGCTACGCGCTCGACATCGAACTGTCGGCGATGCAGGAAGAGGGTCGCGGCGAAGTGATCTCCAACCCGCGCGTCGTCACCAGCAACCAGCGCGAAGCGGTGATCAAACAGGGTCGCGAAATCGGCTATGTCACCACCACCGTCTCCGGCGGCCTGGTCACCCAGACCGTGAACTTCAAGGACGTGGTGCTCGAACTGAAGGTCACGCCGACGATCACCAACGACGGTCGCGTCTTCCTGAACATGGCGGTCAAGAAGGATGAACTGGAAGAGTTCATCAATACCGCCAACGGTTCGGTCCCGCTGATCGCCAAGCGCGAAGTGAACACCGCCGTGCTGGTCGAAGACGGCAACACCGTCGTGATCGGCGGCGTGTACGAGTTCTCCGACCGCAGTCAGGCGTCCAAGGTGCCGTTCCTGGCCGATCTGCCGATCCTCGGCAATCTGTTCAAGAAGAAAGGTCGCGGCAAGACCAAGGCCGAACTGCTGATCTTCGTCACGCCGAAGGTCATGACGGTTTCTCCGCGGATCTGA
- a CDS encoding dicarboxylate/amino acid:cation symporter, translating into MSTESAAPSRLPMHWKIAIGFAMGIALGLAVYRFVGADAPWVQALIDYGTQPFSTIFLRLIFMLVIPLLFSALVVGISEMGDVRALGRIGWRTLGYTTVLSAIAVLIGLVLVNWLKPGIGVDSAEAMNMMSEGAERAKSIVSDSASQPKGLDMLIAIVPDNVVKAAADNTILAVMFFALMLGIGLVLTRSEAADTLKRGIEGLFDVSMTLIGLVIKLAPYAVFCLMFNLVAQFGWDLLVRLGAFVLVVLLALAVHQFVVYSLAIWLIAKRSPLGFFRDVQEAMLMAFSTASSNATLPTALRVADEKLHLPKRVSRFVLTVGATANQNGTALFEGVTVLFLAQYFGIDLSLSQQVTVMFVCILGGIGTAGVPSGSLPVIALICAMVGVPPEGIGLVLGVNHFLDMCRTTVNVTGDLGIAAMVSRGESDVPPDALDAPIKA; encoded by the coding sequence ATGAGCACAGAATCCGCCGCGCCGTCGCGCTTGCCGATGCATTGGAAAATCGCGATCGGTTTCGCCATGGGCATCGCGCTCGGGCTGGCTGTCTATCGTTTTGTCGGTGCGGACGCGCCTTGGGTGCAGGCGTTGATCGATTACGGCACCCAGCCGTTTTCGACTATTTTCCTGCGCCTGATCTTCATGCTTGTCATCCCGCTGCTGTTCTCGGCGCTGGTCGTCGGGATCAGCGAAATGGGCGATGTGCGCGCGCTCGGTCGCATCGGCTGGCGCACGCTGGGCTACACCACGGTGCTGTCAGCGATCGCGGTGCTGATCGGCCTGGTGTTGGTGAACTGGCTCAAGCCCGGCATCGGCGTGGACAGCGCCGAAGCGATGAACATGATGAGCGAGGGCGCCGAACGCGCGAAGAGCATCGTCAGCGACAGCGCCAGCCAACCCAAGGGCCTGGACATGCTGATCGCGATCGTGCCCGACAATGTGGTCAAGGCCGCCGCCGACAACACCATTCTCGCGGTGATGTTCTTCGCGCTGATGCTGGGCATCGGCCTGGTGCTGACCCGCAGTGAGGCGGCCGATACCCTCAAGCGCGGCATCGAAGGTCTGTTCGATGTCTCGATGACGCTGATCGGCCTGGTGATCAAGCTGGCGCCGTACGCGGTGTTCTGCCTGATGTTCAACCTCGTCGCCCAGTTCGGTTGGGATCTGCTGGTGCGGTTGGGCGCGTTCGTGCTGGTGGTGCTGCTGGCGCTGGCGGTGCATCAGTTCGTGGTGTATTCGCTGGCGATCTGGCTGATCGCGAAGCGCTCCCCGCTGGGCTTTTTCCGCGATGTCCAGGAAGCGATGCTGATGGCGTTCTCCACCGCCTCCAGCAACGCCACGCTGCCCACCGCGCTGCGCGTGGCCGACGAGAAACTGCATCTGCCCAAACGGGTCTCGCGTTTCGTGCTGACCGTCGGCGCCACCGCCAACCAGAACGGCACCGCGCTGTTCGAAGGCGTGACGGTGCTGTTCCTGGCGCAGTATTTCGGCATCGACCTGTCGCTGTCCCAGCAGGTCACGGTGATGTTCGTGTGCATTCTCGGCGGTATCGGCACCGCGGGCGTACCCTCGGGTTCGCTGCCGGTGATCGCGCTGATCTGCGCCATGGTCGGTGTGCCGCCGGAAGGCATCGGCCTGGTGCTTGGGGTCAATCATTTCCTCGACATGTGCCGCACGACGGTCAACGTCACCGGCGACCTGGGTATCGCTGCGATGGTGTCGCGCGGGGAGTCGGACGTGCCGCCGGACGCGCTGGACGCGCCGATCAAGGCCTGA
- a CDS encoding AAA family ATPase yields MDTPAAPSRLHAVFAQLREQLSAEIVGQSALIERLLIALLADGHLLVEGAPGLAKTTAIRALAGRLEADFARVQFTPDLLPADLTGTEVWRPQDGHFEFQPGPIFHSLLLADEINRAPAKVQSALLEAMGERQVTVGRQTYPLPRLFLVMATQNPIEQEGTFPLPEAQLDRFLMYVRIGYPEAAMEAEILRLARDRARAEHSGVPASVGTPLRLSQADVFEARTAVLDLHVAPSLERYLIEIVLASRDATRYDPALARRIGWGASPRGSIALERCARARAWLAGRDFVTPDDVRAVALDVLRHRVLPSYEAVAEGWDGERLVKALLDKVPLP; encoded by the coding sequence ATGGATACCCCCGCTGCCCCTTCCCGATTGCATGCCGTCTTCGCACAGCTGCGCGAACAGTTGTCCGCGGAGATCGTCGGCCAGTCCGCGCTGATCGAACGGCTGTTGATCGCGCTGCTCGCCGACGGCCATCTGCTGGTGGAGGGCGCGCCCGGACTCGCCAAGACCACCGCGATCCGCGCGCTCGCCGGTCGCCTCGAAGCCGATTTCGCCCGCGTCCAGTTCACGCCGGACCTGTTGCCGGCGGATTTGACCGGCACCGAAGTCTGGCGCCCGCAGGACGGCCATTTCGAGTTCCAGCCCGGCCCGATCTTCCACTCGCTGTTGCTCGCCGACGAAATCAATCGCGCGCCGGCCAAGGTGCAGTCGGCGCTGCTCGAAGCGATGGGCGAACGCCAGGTCACCGTCGGCCGCCAGACCTATCCGTTGCCGCGACTGTTCCTGGTGATGGCGACCCAGAATCCGATCGAACAGGAAGGCACCTTCCCGTTGCCCGAAGCGCAGCTCGACCGTTTCCTGATGTACGTGCGCATCGGCTATCCCGAAGCGGCGATGGAAGCCGAGATCCTGCGATTGGCGCGCGATCGCGCCCGTGCCGAGCATTCCGGCGTGCCCGCTTCGGTCGGGACTCCATTGCGCTTGTCGCAGGCCGATGTCTTCGAAGCGCGCACGGCGGTGCTGGACCTGCATGTGGCGCCGTCGCTGGAGCGCTATCTGATCGAGATCGTGCTCGCGTCGCGCGATGCCACCCGTTACGACCCTGCATTGGCGCGACGCATCGGCTGGGGCGCGAGCCCGCGTGGCTCGATCGCGCTGGAACGCTGCGCACGGGCGCGCGCATGGTTGGCGGGCCGCGACTTCGTGACTCCGGACGACGTGCGTGCGGTCGCGCTCGATGTCCTGCGCCACCGCGTGCTGCCGAGTTACGAAGCGGTCGCCGAAGGTTGGGATGGCGAGCGGCTGGTGAAGGCGCTGCTCGACAAGGTGCCGTTGCCCTGA